In the Clostridium sporogenes genome, one interval contains:
- the moaC gene encoding cyclic pyranopterin monophosphate synthase MoaC, whose product MNLTHINNQGRAKMVDVGSKEETEREAIAYGYINMKRETLNRINEGSISKGDVLSVAQVAGIMAAKNTANIIPMCHPIMINGCDINFKFDFENNNIDITSSVKNTGKTGVEMEALTAVTVAALAIYDMCKAIDREMIISDIKLMRKNGGKSGLFQREEL is encoded by the coding sequence ATGAATTTAACACATATAAATAATCAAGGAAGAGCGAAAATGGTGGATGTAGGCAGTAAAGAGGAAACAGAAAGGGAAGCTATTGCCTATGGTTATATAAACATGAAAAGGGAAACTTTAAATAGGATAAACGAAGGTAGTATATCAAAGGGCGATGTGTTATCTGTAGCTCAGGTGGCAGGTATTATGGCAGCAAAAAATACGGCTAATATTATACCTATGTGTCATCCTATAATGATAAATGGTTGTGACATAAATTTTAAATTTGATTTTGAAAACAATAACATAGACATAACATCTTCAGTAAAAAATACAGGGAAAACAGGGGTGGAAATGGAAGCATTAACTGCAGTTACAGTAGCTGCTTTAGCTATATATGATATGTGTAAAGCTATAGACAGAGAAATGATAATATCTGATATAAAACTTATGAGAAAAAACGGTGGAAAATCAGGATTATTTCAAAGGGAGGAACTATAA
- the mog gene encoding molybdopterin adenylyltransferase — translation MIKTAIITISDKGSKGQRKDETGKVLQDILEKEGYKIEYYKIIPDEINIITEKLIKLCDEERINLIITNGGTGFSKRDVTPEATEKVIEKHVPGFGEAMRAKSLLITSKAILSRGIAGIRKDSLIINLPGSPKAAAENLQAVLGAIPHGIEILLGEASECAR, via the coding sequence ATGATAAAGACTGCTATTATTACAATAAGCGATAAGGGTTCAAAGGGACAGAGAAAAGATGAAACAGGAAAGGTATTACAAGATATTTTAGAAAAAGAAGGATATAAAATAGAGTATTATAAAATAATACCAGACGAAATAAATATTATAACTGAAAAGCTTATAAAGTTATGTGATGAAGAAAGAATAAATCTCATTATTACTAATGGAGGAACAGGATTTTCTAAAAGAGATGTAACTCCAGAGGCTACAGAAAAAGTTATTGAAAAGCATGTACCAGGCTTTGGTGAAGCAATGAGGGCTAAATCTCTTTTAATAACTTCAAAGGCTATACTTTCTAGAGGAATTGCTGGAATTAGAAAAGATTCTCTTATAATAAATCTACCAGGAAGTCCAAAAGCTGCGGCAGAAAATTTACAGGCAGTATTAGGTGCTATACCACATGGAATAGAGATTTTATTAGGCGAAGCATCAGAATGTGCCAGATAG
- a CDS encoding VTT domain-containing protein yields the protein MKINKKCLVFALVIVWIISLYIFNNYDFMPIIIEFIKTYSISNEAGTMIIFISLWIVRLPILLPGFILIILGGTLFGTTNGFLLSMIGMVLSESLIYIIAKLFSNFNIKNLINKKYNYIEPLIRKYNFRFLALGIICPIAPTDVICFLSSSLGLSYIKYILTIIISNIPIIGLCSYMGINYKESSLSVIILCLTISILALYTMKIWNSLKADYL from the coding sequence ATGAAGATTAATAAAAAATGTTTAGTTTTTGCTTTAGTTATAGTTTGGATTATATCACTGTACATTTTTAATAATTATGATTTTATGCCAATTATCATAGAATTTATAAAAACATATTCCATTTCTAATGAAGCAGGAACAATGATTATTTTTATTTCATTATGGATAGTAAGATTACCTATTTTATTACCAGGATTTATATTGATAATACTAGGAGGAACTTTATTTGGAACAACTAATGGATTTTTATTATCTATGATAGGAATGGTTTTAAGTGAGAGTTTAATATATATTATAGCTAAACTATTTTCTAATTTTAATATAAAGAATTTAATTAACAAAAAGTATAATTACATAGAACCATTAATAAGAAAATATAATTTTAGATTTTTAGCATTGGGCATTATATGTCCTATAGCTCCAACAGATGTGATATGCTTTTTATCCTCTTCACTAGGATTAAGTTATATAAAATATATATTAACAATAATTATTTCTAATATACCTATAATAGGACTTTGCAGTTATATGGGAATAAACTATAAAGAATCTTCACTTAGTGTTATAATTCTTTGTTTAACAATAAGTATATTAGCATTATATACCATGAAAATCTGGAATAGTTTAAAAGCAGATTATTTATAA
- a CDS encoding ABC transporter permease has protein sequence MNFLKRAMLSISKKKIKSLILFVVLLIIANMVLVGLSIQTATKKSTELAREKLGSDVTLRVNEQKFMQQRRENKDTTTSKASLTTDVADVLKDNEHVIQYNYISSSFGLAKNFEYVKSEESSEDTTSEEGEEKPKGMFKMGGSNVTTMPQISFSGTIATNLLSDFKDGDSKITEGRGITKDDAGKNVAVIEKNLATENSLKVGSKIQVSSVDENTTLELEIVGIYEANSDTDTKNNRNMDFLNPYNKIYMPYDVVSKVSTENSDSTTNSKNITSAVYFMDNPDNIESFKKYAKDKKIDLETYTLDANDQLYKQMVGPIENVGSFSKTLVATVSIAGAMILVLIIALSLKDRKYEIGVLLSLGESKVKVISQLVVEVLLVAVIAFGVSSFTGNLAANKIGDTLLQKEIQVTETSESEVGANFGGHGGGMMGGPGRMMNGESSSKASKVDMVKDMDVSVTSKDLQKLALIGLLIVMASASIPTISILRFSPKTILSKRE, from the coding sequence ATGAATTTTTTAAAAAGAGCGATGTTAAGTATATCAAAAAAGAAAATAAAATCTTTAATATTATTTGTTGTACTTTTAATAATTGCTAATATGGTGTTAGTTGGATTGTCTATCCAAACTGCAACAAAAAAATCTACAGAATTAGCTAGAGAAAAACTAGGTAGTGATGTAACACTGAGGGTTAATGAACAAAAGTTTATGCAACAGAGAAGAGAAAATAAGGATACAACAACTAGCAAAGCATCCTTAACTACAGATGTTGCAGATGTTTTGAAAGATAACGAACATGTGATCCAATATAATTATATTTCTTCATCCTTTGGACTGGCTAAAAATTTTGAATATGTAAAGAGTGAAGAAAGTAGTGAGGATACTACTTCTGAAGAAGGTGAAGAAAAACCAAAAGGTATGTTTAAAATGGGAGGTAGTAATGTTACTACTATGCCACAAATTTCTTTTTCAGGTACTATAGCTACAAATCTTTTATCTGATTTTAAAGATGGAGATAGTAAAATTACAGAAGGCAGAGGAATTACAAAAGATGATGCGGGAAAGAATGTGGCTGTAATTGAAAAAAATTTGGCCACAGAAAATAGTTTGAAGGTAGGAAGTAAAATACAAGTGTCTTCTGTAGATGAAAATACTACATTAGAATTAGAAATTGTAGGGATATATGAGGCAAATTCAGATACAGATACTAAAAATAATAGAAATATGGATTTCTTAAATCCATATAATAAAATATATATGCCATATGATGTAGTTTCTAAGGTTTCAACTGAAAACAGTGATAGTACTACTAATAGTAAGAATATTACTTCTGCCGTATATTTTATGGACAATCCTGATAATATAGAAAGTTTCAAAAAATATGCAAAAGATAAAAAAATTGATTTAGAAACTTATACATTAGATGCTAATGATCAATTATACAAACAAATGGTAGGACCTATTGAAAACGTAGGATCTTTCTCAAAAACTTTGGTAGCAACTGTATCTATTGCAGGAGCAATGATTTTAGTACTTATAATAGCCTTATCTCTTAAAGATAGAAAGTATGAGATAGGTGTACTACTATCACTTGGCGAAAGCAAAGTTAAAGTTATTTCTCAACTAGTAGTTGAAGTGCTTTTAGTAGCTGTTATAGCTTTTGGTGTTTCTTCTTTTACAGGAAATTTAGCTGCTAATAAAATAGGAGATACTTTACTTCAAAAAGAAATTCAGGTAACTGAAACCTCAGAATCAGAAGTTGGTGCTAACTTTGGTGGACATGGTGGAGGTATGATGGGAGGTCCAGGTAGAATGATGAATGGAGAATCTTCTAGCAAGGCAAGTAAAGTAGATATGGTAAAAGATATGGATGTTTCTGTAACTTCAAAGGACCTACAAAAATTAGCTCTTATAGGATTACTTATAGTAATGGCTTCAGCATCTATACCAACTATATCTATATTAAGATTTAGTCCTAAAACTATATTAAGCAAAAGAGAATAG
- a CDS encoding ABC transporter ATP-binding protein yields MNTILEFKNVNYSYKDGGKESVILNEIDFNFESGKFYTILGPSGSGKTTALSLASALDSPKSGELLYEGKDIKKIGLTNYRNQYIGIVFQAYNLINYMTGIQNIVTAMEITKNEILDKKQKAYELIEKVGLTKEEGNRSVLNLSGGQQQRVAIARALSTNAKIILADEPTGNLDSKTSTDIIKLFQKLAHEDNKCIIMVTHSLEIASMSDVIINLDNKKFKIQ; encoded by the coding sequence ATGAATACAATCTTAGAATTTAAAAATGTGAATTATAGCTATAAAGATGGAGGAAAAGAGTCAGTAATTTTAAATGAGATAGATTTCAATTTTGAAAGTGGTAAATTTTATACTATATTAGGACCTTCTGGGTCAGGGAAAACTACTGCTTTATCCTTAGCTAGTGCGCTAGATAGTCCTAAAAGTGGTGAATTATTATATGAGGGTAAGGATATAAAGAAAATTGGTTTAACTAATTATAGAAATCAATATATAGGAATAGTATTTCAAGCATATAACTTAATTAATTACATGACAGGTATTCAAAATATAGTTACTGCTATGGAAATTACTAAAAATGAAATTTTAGATAAAAAGCAAAAAGCTTATGAACTAATAGAAAAGGTAGGACTTACAAAAGAAGAAGGAAATAGAAGTGTACTAAATCTTAGTGGAGGACAGCAGCAAAGGGTAGCAATAGCTAGAGCGTTATCTACTAATGCTAAAATTATACTAGCGGACGAGCCTACAGGAAATTTAGATAGTAAAACTTCTACAGATATAATAAAGCTTTTTCAAAAATTAGCTCACGAGGATAATAAATGCATAATAATGGTAACACATTCCTTAGAGATTGCATCTATGTCTGATGTAATAATAAATTTGGATAACAAAAAGTTTAAAATACAATAA
- the moaA gene encoding GTP 3',8-cyclase MoaA, whose product MLDKYGRKINYLRVSVTDRCNLRCIYCMPSEGVLKKDHDDIMRYEEIFNVVKTASLLGMDKIRFTGGEPLILKNIDNLIYNTSQLSSIKDIAMTTNAIFLEDRIDDLKKAGLKRVNISLDSLKKDKFKSITRGGDINKIFKGIEKSLLLGMTPIKINTVIMKGINDDEIDDFMNLTKEYPISVRFIELMPIGEGRKLYKDSYISSEEIISKHRDFIPVKRDKSSTAILYKFKEAKENIGFISPMSCKFCSGCNRVRLTSEGTLKPCLHSEKEVNLKDYVENEQALLSKMNEAIYNKPLEHHMIEEKESKSKKMMYQIGG is encoded by the coding sequence ATGTTAGATAAGTATGGAAGAAAGATTAACTATTTAAGGGTATCTGTAACAGATAGATGTAATTTAAGATGTATTTATTGTATGCCATCTGAAGGTGTTTTAAAAAAAGATCATGATGACATAATGAGATATGAAGAGATTTTCAATGTGGTTAAAACAGCTTCCTTATTAGGAATGGATAAAATTAGATTTACAGGTGGAGAACCTCTTATACTTAAAAATATAGATAACTTAATTTATAATACATCACAATTAAGTTCAATTAAAGATATTGCTATGACTACAAATGCTATATTTTTAGAAGATAGAATAGATGACTTAAAAAAAGCTGGTCTTAAAAGGGTTAATATAAGTCTTGATTCATTAAAAAAAGATAAATTTAAAAGTATAACAAGAGGTGGAGATATCAATAAAATTTTTAAAGGGATTGAAAAATCTTTGTTACTTGGGATGACCCCAATAAAAATTAATACAGTAATAATGAAAGGTATAAATGATGATGAAATAGATGATTTTATGAACTTAACAAAGGAATATCCTATATCCGTAAGATTTATAGAACTTATGCCTATAGGAGAAGGAAGAAAGTTATATAAAGATAGTTATATAAGTTCAGAAGAGATAATATCTAAACATAGAGATTTTATACCTGTAAAAAGGGATAAAAGTAGTACTGCCATATTATATAAATTTAAAGAAGCTAAAGAAAACATTGGATTTATAAGTCCTATGAGTTGTAAATTTTGTAGTGGTTGTAATAGAGTAAGGTTAACTTCCGAGGGTACATTGAAACCCTGTCTTCATTCTGAGAAAGAAGTAAATCTTAAAGATTATGTAGAAAATGAACAAGCTCTTCTATCTAAGATGAATGAAGCTATTTATAATAAACCTTTAGAGCATCATATGATAGAAGAAAAAGAAAGTAAAAGCAAAAAAATGATGTATCAAATTGGAGGCTAG
- a CDS encoding MATE family efflux transporter: MSNSTKDLTKGYPLKVILKFSLPMIVGNIFQQLYNVVDSIIVGKFIGTNALAAVGSSFAIMVFITSILLGLCMGTSIVFSQFFGGKKINKLKASISTSFIFIGITSIIISAVSLIFVDQIILFMKIPKELFVDTRAYLNIIFSGIFFTFLYNWAAGLLRALGNSKVPLYFLIIAAIINIVLDLAFVITFNMGVSGAALATVIAQFVSAILCIVYCIKKLDFLEFKLSEIKFDKEIFKLTASYSLLTSIQQSIMNFGILMIQGLVNSFGIAPMAAFAAAVKIDSFAYMPVQDFGNAFSTYIAQNKGAKKDERIRSGIKVSLKIITIFCIFISLVVWIMADKFMLIFINSTETQVIKIGVQYLRIVCTFYCFIGYLFMFYGLYRGLGKVKMSIVLTIISLGLRVALAFITAPYLGLRGIWWAIPIGWIIADAVGMIYYKFIS, from the coding sequence ATGAGTAACTCAACTAAAGATTTAACTAAAGGCTATCCTTTAAAAGTAATACTTAAATTTTCATTGCCCATGATAGTAGGTAATATATTTCAGCAATTATATAATGTTGTAGATTCAATAATAGTGGGAAAATTTATAGGCACAAATGCTTTAGCTGCTGTAGGTTCTTCCTTTGCTATTATGGTTTTTATAACATCTATTTTATTAGGATTATGCATGGGTACTTCTATTGTGTTTTCACAATTTTTTGGAGGGAAAAAGATAAATAAGTTAAAAGCTAGTATATCTACATCCTTTATTTTCATAGGAATTACTTCAATTATAATAAGTGCAGTATCTCTAATATTTGTAGATCAGATTATTTTATTTATGAAAATTCCCAAAGAGTTATTTGTAGATACTAGAGCTTATCTTAACATAATATTTAGTGGTATATTTTTTACATTTTTATATAATTGGGCCGCAGGTCTTTTAAGAGCCCTTGGAAATTCTAAAGTACCATTATATTTTTTAATTATAGCTGCTATTATAAACATAGTATTAGATCTTGCATTTGTAATTACTTTTAATATGGGTGTATCTGGTGCAGCTCTAGCTACGGTTATTGCCCAATTTGTTTCAGCTATTTTGTGTATTGTATATTGTATAAAGAAGCTAGATTTCTTAGAGTTTAAACTAAGTGAAATTAAATTTGATAAAGAAATATTTAAGTTAACTGCCAGTTATTCTTTGCTTACATCAATACAACAATCTATCATGAATTTTGGAATATTAATGATACAGGGTTTGGTAAATTCCTTTGGTATAGCTCCTATGGCAGCTTTTGCAGCAGCAGTTAAGATCGATTCCTTTGCTTATATGCCTGTACAAGATTTTGGAAATGCTTTTTCTACTTATATTGCGCAAAATAAAGGGGCAAAAAAAGATGAAAGAATTAGAAGTGGTATCAAAGTATCTTTAAAGATTATAACTATATTTTGTATTTTTATATCTTTAGTTGTATGGATTATGGCAGATAAGTTTATGCTAATATTTATAAATTCTACAGAAACCCAGGTTATAAAAATAGGAGTACAGTATTTACGAATTGTATGTACATTTTATTGTTTCATAGGTTATTTATTTATGTTTTATGGTTTATATAGAGGTTTAGGCAAGGTTAAGATGTCCATAGTCTTGACAATAATATCCCTTGGTCTCAGAGTAGCTCTTGCCTTTATTACAGCTCCTTACTTAGGATTAAGGGGAATTTGGTGGGCAATTCCTATAGGATGGATTATAGCGGATGCAGTAGGAATGATATATTATAAATTTATTAGTTAA